The following proteins are encoded in a genomic region of Deinococcota bacterium:
- the gnd gene encoding decarboxylating 6-phosphogluconate dehydrogenase, which produces MRLGFVGLGKMGNGMIRRLLKAGHEVVGYDLNEGNLQAAEEAGATSVTSLEDLVEALPAPRVVWLMVPVGGAVESTVEALLALIGEGDIVVDGGNSNYQDTMRRADALEAQGIHYVDVGTSGGVWGLENGFSMMVGGEAEAVTRLEPFLKALAPASDKGWGHVGPSGAGHFVKMIHNGVEYGLMQAYAEGFELMKSKDVFALDLEQVADIWRHGSVVRSWLLDLTAAALSEDPDPSRLSDHVGESGTGRWTVAESVELGVPAPVISLALMMRFRSQQDPSFAGQLLAAMRYKFGGHEYHEYKVKPEDVTPTDE; this is translated from the coding sequence ATGAGATTAGGATTTGTAGGGCTGGGCAAAATGGGCAACGGCATGATCCGCCGTTTGCTGAAGGCGGGCCATGAGGTGGTGGGCTATGACCTGAACGAGGGCAACCTGCAAGCGGCTGAGGAAGCGGGTGCCACCTCGGTCACGTCCCTCGAGGATCTGGTCGAGGCTCTCCCTGCTCCTCGAGTCGTCTGGCTGATGGTTCCGGTGGGCGGAGCCGTCGAAAGCACCGTCGAAGCGTTGCTGGCGTTGATCGGCGAGGGCGACATCGTCGTCGACGGCGGCAACTCCAACTACCAGGACACCATGCGGCGCGCTGATGCACTCGAAGCGCAAGGTATTCACTATGTCGACGTGGGTACCTCGGGTGGCGTGTGGGGCCTCGAGAACGGCTTCTCCATGATGGTGGGCGGAGAGGCCGAGGCGGTCACCAGGCTCGAGCCCTTCCTCAAAGCGCTTGCGCCCGCCTCCGATAAGGGCTGGGGCCATGTCGGCCCCTCGGGCGCGGGCCACTTCGTCAAGATGATCCATAACGGCGTCGAGTACGGGCTCATGCAGGCCTATGCCGAGGGTTTCGAGTTGATGAAGTCCAAGGACGTGTTTGCGCTCGACTTGGAGCAGGTGGCCGACATCTGGCGGCACGGCAGCGTGGTGAGGTCGTGGCTTTTGGACCTCACCGCCGCCGCGCTGAGCGAAGACCCCGACCCCTCACGGCTCAGCGATCACGTAGGAGAGTCGGGCACCGGGCGCTGGACGGTGGCGGAAAGCGTAGAACTCGGCGTACCCGCGCCCGTCATCAGCCTGGCGCTCATGATGCGCTTTCGCAGCCAGCAGGACCCTTCCTTCGCCGGGCAGCTCCTGGCCGCCATGCGCTACAAGTTCGGTGGACATGAATATCACGAGTATAAGGTCAAACCGGAAGATGTCACTCCCACCGACGAGTAG
- a CDS encoding phosphoglycerate dehydrogenase — MKVLLPDSVALELEAPEGVSLVIYEVTKPIPPEHRDAEALVVWGNAGSAVNEAARTMPRLRWVQTLAAGPNNLLEAGFAEETILTSGRGLHDGTVAEHGLALLLAACRRLHEMRDAQREHAWPGHLGGLQPIKPRGDFRTLDGAKLLVWGFGSIAARLAPLLTALGAEVEGVARSSGTRHGYPVHAEEDLGGLLPHCDALVMILPSTPSTRHALEAERLSRLPAHAWLVNVGRGDTVDERALVEALQEGHIAGAALDVFEEEPLPESSPLWEMSNVIISPHAAGGRPVGAAGLILRNLERLRSEQPLENVVDRQRGY; from the coding sequence ATGAAAGTCTTGCTGCCCGATAGCGTCGCGCTCGAGTTGGAGGCCCCCGAGGGCGTCTCCTTGGTAATCTACGAGGTCACCAAGCCCATACCGCCCGAACACCGGGACGCCGAGGCCCTGGTGGTCTGGGGCAACGCCGGCTCGGCGGTCAATGAGGCGGCGCGGACGATGCCCCGGCTGCGCTGGGTGCAGACGCTGGCGGCCGGGCCCAACAACCTGCTCGAGGCCGGGTTTGCAGAGGAGACCATCCTCACCTCCGGCCGCGGCCTTCACGACGGCACGGTCGCCGAGCACGGCCTGGCGCTGCTGCTCGCCGCCTGCCGCCGCCTTCACGAGATGCGCGACGCCCAAAGGGAGCACGCCTGGCCCGGTCATCTGGGCGGCTTGCAGCCCATCAAGCCCAGGGGCGACTTTCGCACCCTCGACGGCGCTAAGCTGCTCGTCTGGGGCTTTGGCAGCATCGCCGCGCGGCTCGCCCCGCTGCTCACCGCCTTGGGCGCCGAAGTCGAGGGCGTCGCGCGCTCGTCGGGTACCCGCCACGGCTACCCCGTCCACGCCGAAGAGGACCTGGGGGGACTGCTGCCTCACTGCGACGCCCTCGTCATGATCCTGCCCTCGACGCCGAGCACCCGTCACGCCCTGGAGGCCGAGCGCCTGAGTCGCCTGCCCGCTCACGCCTGGCTCGTCAACGTGGGCCGCGGCGACACGGTCGACGAGAGGGCGCTGGTCGAGGCCCTACAGGAAGGTCACATCGCCGGGGCGGCGCTCGATGTCTTCGAGGAGGAGCCCCTGCCGGAGAGCTCGCCGCTTTGGGAGATGAGCAACGTCATCATCTCGCCCCACGCCGCCGGCGGGCGGCCCGTGGGCGCGGCGGGGCTGATCCTGCGCAACCTCGAGCGGCTGCGCAGCGAGCAGCCGCTCGAGAACGTGGTGGACCGGCAGCGCGGCTACTGA
- a CDS encoding FGGY-family carbohydrate kinase, with product MKDRLLILDLGSSSARAFLYDARGVRVAGGARRPQPWYQDEEGQAVLDAARLLDNVAEVIDEALDGLRGERVVAAGMTTLVGNLVGLTKAGEAVTPVYSYADTRSHAEAAELGAGLGGAAAGLTARTGCPFHPAYWPAQLLHLARKQPERFERAEVWTDLSSFLYWQWFGRPPKMSLSVASWAGMLDRGALDWSDELLAHLPVGRDRLLELADVSETVTGLARPWAERWPALAEADFYLALGDGAAANLGSAALDEGALVVTIGSTSAARVVESGCPPKPRGLWAYRVDKSYSLLGGALSEGGASYAWLRERFKLPPPDALEELLSSQAPAAHGLTVLPFLKGERAPGWRAQASGVMLGLRSATSNEDIVRAWLEAVVYRLALVIERLPDKSRIVASGGALLASPVWQQILADVTQKPVYPVDERETSSRGLAYLLARYRGLEPPCSELLAPVMPSEAHREAHARAKRRQEALYDALTAEDELFF from the coding sequence GTGAAGGACAGACTGCTCATCCTCGACCTCGGCTCCTCGTCGGCGCGGGCGTTCCTCTATGACGCCCGCGGGGTTCGCGTCGCGGGGGGCGCCCGGCGGCCACAGCCCTGGTATCAGGACGAGGAGGGCCAAGCCGTCCTCGACGCGGCCCGGCTGCTGGACAACGTGGCGGAGGTGATCGACGAGGCGCTTGACGGGCTTCGAGGGGAACGCGTCGTCGCCGCCGGCATGACCACGCTGGTCGGTAATCTCGTGGGGCTGACGAAGGCGGGTGAGGCGGTCACGCCCGTCTATTCCTACGCCGACACCCGCAGCCACGCCGAGGCCGCCGAGTTGGGGGCCGGGCTGGGCGGGGCGGCCGCCGGCCTTACGGCTCGCACCGGCTGCCCCTTTCACCCCGCCTACTGGCCCGCGCAGCTCCTGCACCTGGCCCGCAAGCAGCCGGAGCGCTTCGAGCGGGCCGAGGTCTGGACCGACCTGTCGAGCTTTCTCTACTGGCAGTGGTTCGGGCGCCCGCCCAAGATGAGCCTGTCGGTGGCCTCATGGGCGGGTATGCTCGACAGGGGGGCGCTCGACTGGTCGGATGAGCTGCTGGCCCATCTGCCTGTCGGCCGGGACCGCCTCTTAGAGCTCGCGGACGTGAGCGAGACCGTGACCGGCCTGGCCCGCCCTTGGGCCGAGCGCTGGCCCGCCTTGGCCGAGGCGGACTTCTATCTGGCGCTCGGCGACGGCGCCGCGGCCAACCTCGGCAGCGCCGCTCTGGACGAGGGCGCGCTGGTGGTCACCATCGGCTCGACGAGCGCGGCGCGGGTGGTGGAATCGGGCTGCCCGCCCAAACCGCGCGGGCTCTGGGCCTACCGCGTCGACAAGAGCTACAGCCTGCTCGGCGGCGCGCTCTCCGAAGGGGGGGCTTCCTATGCCTGGCTGCGCGAACGCTTCAAGTTGCCGCCTCCGGACGCGCTCGAGGAGCTTCTGTCCAGCCAGGCACCGGCGGCCCACGGCCTCACCGTCCTGCCCTTTTTGAAGGGCGAGCGCGCGCCGGGCTGGCGGGCGCAGGCGAGCGGCGTCATGCTCGGCCTGCGCAGTGCCACCAGCAACGAGGACATCGTGCGGGCTTGGCTCGAGGCGGTCGTCTACCGCTTGGCCCTGGTGATCGAGAGGCTGCCCGACAAGTCCCGCATCGTCGCCAGCGGCGGCGCGCTGTTGGCCTCGCCGGTCTGGCAGCAGATCCTCGCCGACGTCACGCAAAAGCCCGTCTATCCCGTAGACGAGAGGGAAACGAGCAGCCGCGGGCTGGCCTATCTCCTGGCCCGCTACCGCGGCCTCGAGCCGCCTTGCAGCGAGCTCTTGGCGCCGGTCATGCCCTCCGAGGCGCACCGCGAAGCCCACGCGCGGGCCAAGCGGAGGCAGGAGGCGCTCTACGACGCCCTGACGGCGGAAGACGAGCTGTTCTTCTAG
- a CDS encoding sugar ABC transporter substrate-binding protein: MKRRATTFLVLLVVAGFGFAAAQDFDWRRFEGSSVRFIMNRHPFTNFIEPLIPEFQEQTGITITLEIFPEDQFRQRRLLEVSSGAATLDGYMFMPGQEGAQYLGAGWVRYLDDFVADSSLTDPELDIDDFFEGAIGTFRTPEGISGLPLQIESSVLFYREDLFAEAGLAGPPQTMEELRGYAERLDQGSVAGIAMRGRGAAATSQIVNFLKSFGGDWLSEDGSSALASPESQEALSFYANLLRDFGPPGPTNLHWAEVTSLYAQGQAAMIFDANVFRSIIEDPAQTLDVVRENTAYAPIPAGPAGQRPTVLVWGLAVNQASANPEAAWYFIQWALSRENQIRAALAGIPAARASAWEDPEFQATAPADWIAASQASYEVGDPLWNPPVIPVAEVRDAYGQAIVAALEGRDVAQALEQAAQEMDRIVERSQR, translated from the coding sequence ATGAAGCGAAGAGCAACGACCTTTTTGGTTCTCCTGGTGGTGGCGGGCTTCGGCTTCGCTGCGGCCCAGGACTTCGACTGGCGGCGCTTTGAGGGAAGCAGTGTCCGCTTCATCATGAACCGCCACCCCTTCACCAACTTCATCGAGCCGCTCATCCCCGAGTTTCAGGAGCAGACCGGCATCACCATAACCCTCGAGATCTTTCCCGAGGACCAGTTCCGGCAGCGGCGGCTCCTGGAGGTCTCGAGCGGGGCGGCTACTTTAGACGGCTACATGTTCATGCCCGGCCAGGAGGGCGCGCAGTACCTGGGTGCGGGCTGGGTGAGGTACCTAGACGACTTCGTCGCCGACTCCAGCCTGACCGACCCCGAGCTGGACATCGATGACTTTTTCGAGGGCGCCATCGGCACCTTCCGCACGCCCGAGGGCATCTCCGGCCTGCCGCTGCAGATCGAGTCGAGCGTCCTCTTCTACCGCGAGGACCTCTTCGCGGAGGCGGGGCTCGCTGGGCCTCCGCAGACGATGGAGGAGCTGCGCGGCTACGCCGAGCGGCTCGATCAGGGCAGCGTCGCCGGCATCGCCATGCGCGGGCGCGGCGCGGCGGCGACCAGCCAGATCGTCAACTTTTTAAAATCCTTTGGCGGCGATTGGCTCAGTGAGGACGGAAGTTCGGCGCTCGCCAGCCCCGAGAGCCAGGAGGCGTTGAGTTTCTACGCCAACCTGCTGCGCGACTTCGGCCCGCCCGGACCGACCAACCTGCACTGGGCCGAGGTGACGAGCCTCTACGCCCAGGGCCAGGCGGCCATGATCTTCGACGCCAACGTCTTCCGCTCGATCATCGAGGACCCCGCGCAGACCCTTGACGTGGTGCGCGAGAACACTGCCTACGCGCCTATCCCGGCGGGACCGGCGGGTCAGCGGCCCACCGTCCTGGTCTGGGGTCTGGCGGTCAACCAGGCGTCGGCCAACCCCGAGGCCGCCTGGTACTTCATCCAGTGGGCGCTCTCGAGAGAGAACCAGATACGTGCTGCCCTAGCGGGAATTCCGGCGGCTAGAGCCTCGGCCTGGGAAGACCCGGAATTTCAGGCGACCGCGCCCGCCGACTGGATCGCGGCCTCGCAGGCGTCCTATGAGGTAGGCGACCCGCTCTGGAATCCGCCGGTGATCCCCGTGGCCGAGGTGCGCGACGCTTACGGTCAGGCGATCGTCGCGGCGCTCGAGGGCCGCGACGTGGCGCAGGCCCTGGAGCAGGCCGCGCAGGAGATGGACCGCATCGTGGAGCGCTCGCAGCGCTGA
- a CDS encoding sugar ABC transporter permease, whose product MNFIDKYAPYLFPLPAVLAIVVLILGPMLANVVLSSYDWFVGGRPLFVGLENYQQALNDRRFWNGLRNTFYFTALAVPLQLVLGLAIAVLFNRNFPGRGLVRTVMLLPMVATPVAIALIWALMFNPSLGVLNYFLESLGLPRLLWVAQSNLAIPSLVLVDVWQWTPMVALILLAALQGVPQEHYEAARIDGANGWQAFVNVTLPGIRAAIVVALILRTVDALKTFDIIWVITEGGPGTASETLNVFAYTTGFVFMHAGYAATLLIFLMVVVLTIAIFLNLLRRSQ is encoded by the coding sequence ATGAATTTCATCGACAAGTACGCACCCTACCTCTTCCCGCTACCTGCGGTCTTGGCCATCGTCGTCTTGATCTTGGGGCCGATGCTGGCCAATGTCGTGCTCTCGAGCTACGACTGGTTCGTCGGCGGCCGGCCGCTTTTCGTCGGCCTCGAGAACTACCAGCAGGCCCTGAACGACCGGCGCTTCTGGAACGGCCTCAGAAATACCTTCTACTTCACCGCGCTGGCGGTGCCCTTGCAGCTCGTCTTGGGCCTCGCTATCGCGGTGCTCTTCAACCGCAACTTTCCCGGCCGCGGCCTGGTCCGCACCGTCATGCTCCTGCCGATGGTGGCGACGCCGGTGGCGATCGCGCTCATCTGGGCCCTGATGTTCAACCCGAGCCTCGGGGTGCTCAACTATTTTCTCGAGTCGCTCGGCCTGCCGCGCCTGCTCTGGGTGGCGCAGAGCAACCTGGCGATTCCCTCGCTGGTCTTGGTCGACGTCTGGCAGTGGACGCCGATGGTCGCGCTCATCCTCCTGGCCGCCCTGCAAGGGGTGCCGCAGGAGCACTACGAGGCCGCGCGCATCGACGGGGCGAACGGCTGGCAGGCCTTTGTGAACGTCACCCTGCCGGGGATCCGCGCGGCCATCGTGGTGGCCCTCATCCTCCGCACCGTGGACGCCTTGAAGACCTTCGACATCATCTGGGTGATCACCGAGGGCGGGCCGGGCACGGCCTCCGAGACGCTCAACGTCTTTGCCTACACCACCGGCTTCGTCTTCATGCACGCCGGCTACGCGGCGACGCTGCTCATCTTCCTGATGGTCGTGGTCTTGACCATCGCCATCTTTCTCAACCTGTTGAGGAGGTCGCAGTGA
- a CDS encoding carbohydrate ABC transporter permease, whose protein sequence is MSQPLARRAAAPSPARQRDQALRIRRLKALGTGLLIALVLVVMLFPFYWMILTSFRSQVDNVSPVPVWWFTPTLENYQNVIRRNNFLEFTWNSFVIASLSTGFGLVLGLPAAYSIARFKQNGLALAILIARLTPYITYLVPWYLAFRALGLLDSYVALTLTHLIVGMPLIIWIMISFFEGVPRELEEAAFVDGASRLGTFFRVVLPLSGPGIVAASILAFIFSWNQFLFSLVLSGPNTRPVPVAVFNFISYGQIDFGGLGAAAVLITLPVILLTLIIQRYIISGLTMGAVKG, encoded by the coding sequence GTGAGCCAGCCCCTGGCAAGGCGCGCTGCGGCGCCGAGTCCGGCCCGGCAGCGCGACCAGGCCCTGCGCATCAGGCGCCTCAAGGCGCTGGGGACGGGGCTCCTCATCGCGCTGGTGCTCGTCGTCATGCTCTTTCCCTTCTACTGGATGATCCTGACGAGCTTCAGAAGCCAAGTCGACAACGTCAGCCCGGTGCCGGTCTGGTGGTTCACGCCGACTCTGGAAAACTACCAGAACGTGATCCGGCGCAACAACTTTTTGGAGTTCACCTGGAACTCCTTTGTGATCGCCAGCCTGTCTACCGGCTTCGGGCTGGTGCTCGGCCTGCCCGCCGCCTACTCGATCGCTAGATTCAAGCAGAACGGCCTGGCCTTGGCTATCCTGATCGCGCGGCTGACGCCCTACATCACCTATCTGGTGCCCTGGTACCTCGCCTTTCGGGCCCTGGGGCTGCTCGACAGCTATGTGGCGCTGACGCTGACCCACCTGATCGTCGGCATGCCCTTAATCATCTGGATCATGATCTCCTTTTTCGAGGGTGTGCCCCGCGAGCTCGAGGAGGCGGCCTTCGTCGACGGGGCCAGCCGCCTGGGCACCTTTTTCCGGGTGGTCCTGCCGCTGTCGGGGCCGGGCATCGTGGCGGCGAGCATCCTGGCCTTCATCTTTTCCTGGAACCAGTTCCTTTTCAGTTTGGTCCTGTCGGGGCCGAACACCCGCCCGGTGCCGGTGGCGGTCTTCAACTTCATCTCCTACGGCCAGATCGACTTTGGCGGCTTAGGCGCGGCGGCGGTCCTGATCACCCTGCCGGTGATTCTCTTGACGCTGATCATCCAGCGCTACATCATCTCGGGGCTGACGATGGGGGCGGTGAAGGGTTAG
- the pruA gene encoding L-glutamate gamma-semialdehyde dehydrogenase, with amino-acid sequence MPDLFEPYRTEPYSDFSKEEPLASYRQALNEVRQDLGRDYPLVIGGERVKTGRWLESHNPCRAGEVVGRTAMGGPDEIERAIETAWQTYEGWSRLAMAQRARALVKLAAVMRRRKLELSAWMTLEAGKNYAEAEADVAEAIDFVEYYARQALKLDGPLQTYDYPGEENTSFLVPLGVGLIIPPWNFPLAILVGMAVGPAVVGNTVIVKPSPDTPIIGHKFMECLDESGFPPGVVTYLTGADADLGDALVDHPRVRFINFTGSLATGTRINERAAKVQPGQRWLKKVFLEMGGKDALIIDETADLDYAAEMAVMSGYGFQGQKCSAMSRLIVVEEVYDELLQKFKAKVEALDIGPAEDNAKLCAVINPKAVDKIMGYIAKGKEEARLVTGGARAEGEGHFVQPTVFADVPEDAVIAQEEIFGPVVAVIKARDYDDALRIANSTVFGLTGGVISKRRDRLEQARREFQVGNLYLNRKITGALVGVQPFGGYKLSGSNAKAGGPDYLRLFMEMKTVTERFDSGPKTPKVEPKAI; translated from the coding sequence ATGCCCGACCTCTTCGAACCCTACCGCACCGAACCCTATTCCGACTTCAGCAAAGAGGAGCCCCTGGCAAGCTACCGGCAAGCTCTCAACGAGGTACGCCAGGACCTCGGCCGGGACTACCCTCTCGTCATCGGCGGTGAACGCGTCAAGACCGGCAGGTGGCTCGAGTCGCACAACCCGTGCAGGGCGGGCGAGGTGGTCGGCCGCACCGCCATGGGCGGTCCCGACGAGATCGAGCGCGCCATCGAGACCGCCTGGCAGACCTATGAAGGCTGGTCGCGGCTCGCTATGGCGCAGCGCGCCCGGGCGCTCGTCAAGCTGGCCGCGGTGATGCGCCGCCGCAAGCTCGAGCTCTCCGCCTGGATGACCCTGGAGGCCGGCAAGAACTACGCCGAGGCCGAGGCGGACGTCGCCGAAGCCATCGACTTCGTCGAGTACTACGCCCGCCAGGCGCTGAAGCTGGACGGCCCGCTTCAGACCTACGACTATCCCGGCGAGGAGAACACCTCGTTTCTGGTCCCGCTGGGCGTCGGTTTGATCATCCCGCCCTGGAACTTCCCGCTGGCGATCCTCGTCGGCATGGCCGTCGGCCCGGCGGTCGTCGGCAACACCGTCATCGTCAAGCCCTCACCCGATACGCCCATCATCGGCCACAAGTTCATGGAATGCTTAGACGAGTCGGGCTTCCCGCCGGGCGTCGTCACCTACCTGACCGGCGCGGACGCCGACTTGGGCGATGCCTTGGTCGACCACCCGAGGGTTCGCTTCATCAACTTCACGGGCTCGCTGGCGACCGGCACGCGCATCAACGAGCGCGCGGCCAAAGTCCAGCCGGGCCAAAGGTGGCTCAAAAAGGTGTTCTTGGAGATGGGCGGCAAGGACGCGCTCATCATCGACGAGACCGCCGATTTGGATTATGCCGCCGAGATGGCGGTCATGAGCGGCTACGGCTTCCAGGGCCAGAAGTGCTCGGCGATGAGCCGCCTGATCGTGGTCGAGGAGGTCTACGACGAGCTGCTCCAAAAGTTCAAGGCCAAGGTCGAGGCCTTGGACATCGGCCCCGCCGAAGACAACGCTAAGCTCTGCGCGGTCATCAACCCCAAGGCCGTCGACAAGATCATGGGCTATATCGCAAAGGGCAAGGAGGAAGCCAGGCTCGTCACCGGCGGGGCGAGGGCCGAGGGCGAGGGCCACTTCGTCCAGCCGACCGTCTTCGCGGACGTGCCGGAAGACGCCGTAATCGCCCAGGAGGAGATCTTCGGCCCGGTGGTGGCGGTCATCAAGGCCAGGGACTATGACGACGCCCTCAGAATCGCCAACAGCACCGTCTTCGGCCTGACGGGCGGGGTCATCTCCAAGCGCCGCGACAGGCTCGAGCAGGCTCGGCGGGAGTTTCAAGTCGGCAACCTCTACTTGAACCGCAAAATCACCGGCGCGCTGGTGGGCGTCCAGCCCTTCGGCGGCTACAAGCTCTCGGGCAGCAACGCCAAGGCCGGCGGCCCCGATTATCTGAGGCTCTTCATGGAGATGAAGACGGTCACCGAAAGGTTCGATAGCGGGCCCAAGACGCCCAAGGTGGAGCCAAAGGCGATCTGA
- a CDS encoding proline dehydrogenase family protein — protein sequence MIDRLYRQGVLGVSEFGPVSSFMQRYGWRLGVGRFVAGETSEEAIEAISELERRGMKGILDLLGEFVDSEEGVLAMVGEISRVLELLRARPIDPYLSVKPTQLGLGLGLGPALDNARAIARRAREIGAQVCLDMENYPFVDGTLTMFETLHGEGFDNVSTVLQSYLKRTEADLERLLSLEPKPTLRIVKGAYRESAEVAYADKRTVDRQYRQLVRRGMEAGARVNVATHDERIIAETRAYAESAGLSRGDYEFQLLYGVRPALQQKLVAEGQLVRIYVPYGKDWYGYFSRRLAERPANLLFALRGLFG from the coding sequence GTGATCGACCGCCTCTACCGCCAGGGCGTCTTGGGCGTCAGCGAGTTCGGGCCGGTGTCGTCGTTCATGCAGCGCTACGGCTGGCGCCTGGGCGTCGGCCGCTTCGTGGCCGGCGAGACGAGCGAGGAGGCTATCGAGGCGATCAGCGAGCTCGAGCGCCGCGGCATGAAGGGCATCCTTGACCTGCTGGGCGAGTTCGTGGACAGCGAGGAGGGCGTTCTAGCGATGGTCGGCGAGATCTCCCGCGTGCTCGAGCTCCTGCGGGCCCGCCCCATCGACCCCTACCTGAGCGTCAAGCCGACCCAGCTCGGCCTGGGGCTCGGCCTGGGGCCGGCGCTCGACAACGCCCGCGCCATCGCCAGGCGCGCCCGCGAGATCGGCGCGCAGGTCTGTCTGGACATGGAGAACTACCCCTTTGTGGACGGCACCCTGACCATGTTCGAGACGCTCCACGGCGAGGGCTTCGATAACGTCTCGACGGTCTTGCAGAGCTATCTTAAGCGCACGGAAGCCGACTTGGAGCGCCTGCTCTCGCTCGAGCCCAAACCGACCTTGCGCATCGTCAAGGGCGCCTACCGCGAGAGCGCCGAGGTCGCTTACGCGGATAAGAGAACCGTGGACAGGCAGTACCGCCAGCTGGTCAGGAGGGGCATGGAGGCCGGCGCGCGCGTCAACGTCGCCACCCACGACGAAAGGATCATCGCCGAGACGCGCGCCTACGCCGAGAGCGCGGGGCTGAGCCGGGGCGACTACGAGTTCCAGCTTCTCTACGGCGTTCGCCCGGCCCTCCAGCAAAAGCTCGTCGCCGAGGGGCAGCTGGTCAGGATCTACGTGCCCTACGGCAAGGACTGGTACGGCTACTTCAGCCGCCGCTTGGCCGAGCGCCCCGCCAACCTGCTCTTCGCCCTGCGCGGGCTCTTTGGATAG
- a CDS encoding phosphoglycerate mutase family protein, whose translation MDLYFVRHGETDWQQLEERGVRGWARSFAPLTGMGRLQMEAIARDARLQGADAILTSSYARALESAARLNQLLNKPLYVEYDLHEWLPQKDPLADLDEASAMLAGEELRSARHAPPPEERSWESLEEVRRRALQVFGRYAQFPSLIVMSHAVLIASVTGLRRPIAHAEIVPYKLDLQAPGPPPPGRKLARQ comes from the coding sequence ATGGACCTATACTTTGTGCGTCATGGAGAAACCGATTGGCAGCAGCTCGAAGAGCGCGGGGTGCGCGGTTGGGCGCGTTCCTTTGCCCCGCTGACAGGTATGGGCCGCCTGCAGATGGAAGCCATTGCGCGCGACGCTCGCCTGCAGGGCGCGGACGCCATCTTGACGAGTTCGTACGCGCGCGCGCTCGAGTCGGCGGCGCGGCTCAACCAGCTCCTCAACAAGCCGCTCTACGTCGAATACGACCTCCACGAATGGCTGCCGCAAAAAGATCCCTTGGCCGACCTCGACGAGGCCTCGGCCATGCTGGCCGGCGAGGAGCTGAGGAGCGCCAGGCACGCGCCCCCCCCCGAGGAACGCTCCTGGGAGAGCTTGGAGGAGGTGCGGCGCCGGGCCTTGCAGGTCTTTGGCCGCTACGCCCAGTTCCCGAGCCTTATCGTCATGAGCCACGCCGTGTTGATCGCCAGCGTCACCGGCCTGCGGCGGCCCATCGCGCACGCCGAGATCGTGCCTTACAAGCTGGACCTGCAGGCGCCGGGTCCCCCGCCGCCAGGCCGGAAGCTCGCGCGCCAGTAG
- a CDS encoding GNAT family N-acetyltransferase — translation MIAHPLTLQGRLVRLEPLEAEHIPALMTVATAHPETYRFTSTPVTAEQASAYFGRAFRERDERLAYPFVLLEEGSGRVVGSSRYSDIRWGHRNCELGYTWLHPEVQGGGVNVEAKLLMLGYAFEALDFLRVYFYTDTRNEHSQRAVRALGAKEEGVLRCHMVMKDGFVRDSLVFSVVHFEWPEVKAGLEARLERKRAAQRG, via the coding sequence GTGATCGCTCATCCCCTTACGCTTCAGGGCAGGCTGGTGCGGCTCGAGCCCCTGGAGGCCGAGCACATCCCCGCGCTCATGACGGTTGCCACCGCCCACCCCGAGACCTACCGCTTCACCTCCACCCCGGTCACGGCCGAACAGGCTAGCGCCTACTTCGGCCGCGCCTTTCGCGAGCGGGACGAGAGGCTGGCTTATCCCTTCGTCCTGCTGGAAGAGGGTAGCGGGAGGGTCGTGGGCAGCAGCCGCTACTCGGACATCCGCTGGGGACACCGCAACTGCGAGCTCGGCTATACCTGGTTGCACCCCGAGGTGCAGGGCGGCGGCGTCAACGTCGAGGCCAAGCTGCTCATGCTCGGTTACGCCTTTGAAGCGCTCGACTTTTTGCGCGTCTACTTCTACACCGACACCCGCAACGAGCACTCGCAGCGCGCGGTTCGCGCGCTCGGCGCCAAGGAGGAGGGGGTCCTGCGCTGCCACATGGTCATGAAAGACGGCTTCGTGCGCGACAGCCTGGTCTTCTCGGTCGTCCACTTTGAATGGCCGGAGGTCAAGGCCGGGCTGGAGGCTCGGCTCGAGCGCAAGCGGGCCGCACAGAGAGGTTGA